The proteins below come from a single Seriola aureovittata isolate HTS-2021-v1 ecotype China chromosome 23, ASM2101889v1, whole genome shotgun sequence genomic window:
- the LOC130164334 gene encoding low affinity immunoglobulin gamma Fc region receptor II-c-like isoform X2, producing MERTSLQWLLWLTTALCCRCSPAGLTVSPSSSQLFEEDSVSLSCEEDDSSAGWRLRRNTTRETRTQCDDWGRSAGSSCNISFVVSWDSGVYWCESREGATSNSISITVTGGAVILQSPVLPVMEGHDVTLHCKTKTPPSNLPAAFYKDGSLITETTGHMTIHHVDKSDEGLYSCDIRGHGESPRSWITVTGKSTTTPPPTSKAPPPASDPFQLVIQLVRHLVVVCPYVISTVVMVSLYRQRATGSDPSVSVATPTTDQAQRDLADEYDVIVEDPTL from the exons CTGGTCTGACGGTGAGTCCCAGCAGCTCCCAGCTGTTTGAAGaagactctgtctctctgagctgtgagGAGGACGACAGCTCTGCTGgatggaggctgaggaggaacaCCACCAGAGAAACCAGGACTCAGTGTGACGACTGGGGAAGATCAGCTGGTTCTTCCTGTAACATCAGCTTCGTCGTTTCATGGGACAGTGGAGTTTACTGGTGTGAGTCCAGAGAGGGAGCAACCAgtaacagcatcagcatcactgtcactg gtgGAGCAGTGATCCTGCAGAGTCCTGTCCTCCCTGTGATGGAGGGACATGATGTCactctgcactgtaaaacaaagaccCCTCCCTCCAACCTCCCAGCTGCTTTCTATAAAGATGGCTCCCTCATCACAGAGActacaggtcacatgaccatccACCATGTTGACAAGTCTGATGAAGGCCTCTacagctgtgacatcagaggTCATGGAGAGTCTCCACGCAGCTGGATCACTGTCACAG GTAAATCTACAACCACACCGCCACCCACTAGCaaagccccgccccctgccTCAGACCCCTTCCAGCTTGTGATCCAACTGGTGCGCCACCTGGTGGTGGTCTGCCCGTACGTCATCTCCACTGTCGTCATGGTGTCTTTATATCGCCAAAGAGCCACAG GAAGTGACCCGTCCGTCTCAGTGGCCACACCCACAACTGACCAAGCCCAGAGGGATTTGGCTGATGAGTATGATGTCATCGTAGAGGACCccaccctctga
- the LOC130164334 gene encoding low affinity immunoglobulin gamma Fc region receptor II-c-like isoform X1 yields MERTSLQWLLWLTTALCCRCSPAGLTVSPSSSQLFEEDSVSLSCEEDDSSAGWRLRRNTTRETRTQCDDWGRSAGSSCNISFVVSWDSGVYWCESREGATSNSISITVTGGAVILQSPVLPVMEGHDVTLHCKTKTPPSNLPAAFYKDGSLITETTGHMTIHHVDKSDEGLYSCDIRGHGESPRSWITVTGKSTTTPPPTSKAPPPASDPFQLVIQLVRHLVVVCPYVISTVVMVSLYRQRATGKCSDVTCFSYRRFNSVKSLSDWLTQSGCGLKSVHLLHLQKN; encoded by the exons CTGGTCTGACGGTGAGTCCCAGCAGCTCCCAGCTGTTTGAAGaagactctgtctctctgagctgtgagGAGGACGACAGCTCTGCTGgatggaggctgaggaggaacaCCACCAGAGAAACCAGGACTCAGTGTGACGACTGGGGAAGATCAGCTGGTTCTTCCTGTAACATCAGCTTCGTCGTTTCATGGGACAGTGGAGTTTACTGGTGTGAGTCCAGAGAGGGAGCAACCAgtaacagcatcagcatcactgtcactg gtgGAGCAGTGATCCTGCAGAGTCCTGTCCTCCCTGTGATGGAGGGACATGATGTCactctgcactgtaaaacaaagaccCCTCCCTCCAACCTCCCAGCTGCTTTCTATAAAGATGGCTCCCTCATCACAGAGActacaggtcacatgaccatccACCATGTTGACAAGTCTGATGAAGGCCTCTacagctgtgacatcagaggTCATGGAGAGTCTCCACGCAGCTGGATCACTGTCACAG GTAAATCTACAACCACACCGCCACCCACTAGCaaagccccgccccctgccTCAGACCCCTTCCAGCTTGTGATCCAACTGGTGCGCCACCTGGTGGTGGTCTGCCCGTACGTCATCTCCACTGTCGTCATGGTGTCTTTATATCGCCAAAGAGCCACAGGTAAATGTTCTGATGTCACCTGCTTTAGTTACAGGAGGTTCAATTCAGTTAAATCCTTATCTGATTGGCTCACTCAGAGTGGGTGTGGCTTGAAGTCGGTTCATCTCCTGCACTtacaaaaaaattaa